A genomic segment from Odontesthes bonariensis isolate fOdoBon6 chromosome 8, fOdoBon6.hap1, whole genome shotgun sequence encodes:
- the mcm10 gene encoding protein MCM10 homolog, whose amino-acid sequence MDSEDDLDVLTALLAESEAAGEEGGGQQEADDLDGLFDEDNEEEEEYKEGSEEEEELVKELFGDVDDVENEDTNEEGGACENLNRSKEDLQGELRRMQEQMQKLQQQLEASQKVSAPSSSESPRPVDPKAVNPRPVDPKAVNPRPVNPKAAASQQPASRPSQAGPAASQKTKAATSPSSPGAAGRLKESSDFSSQLTIADSFKRKPRMAHHPKAGTPPEDRGPLVEIKMGSSFQPLESSSRASPAASHSRAPPAAPPAPPPPLPKDVAVEKYSGLRLRKPRVSSSELDRKMADRRLIRLSQVPERLAREKLEDCDWVTFAVLISKATPQSSSSGKTFSVWKLNDLHNMDVFVSLLLFGEVHKEHWKTEPGTVVGLLNPNSMKQKEGYDGVSLTVDHPQKVLVLGEAQDYGTCAAAKRNGDPCSQIVNLYECQFCQYHVKAQYKKMSSRRAELQSSYSGKAPNKVKGKGGSLRERLCQDGFYYGGVSSPACAASLTASKANKPAQTSLDKLFVRGSAQLVHQAKQLALQSGEVSGCSDEFKSLMSMPTPGVLQLKKHLAQGSQSASKNAAGAPLQSISASDLLKQQKQMQRQLLQTRRQRALQNPAAARPALQNPAAARPALQNPAAARPALQNPAAARPAPGQRGPMSPAAPEVPVAPHAPTLGRGFSEGDDILLFDGSPPPAPAAGLSAAKMAALRRLRAKGAGLEREDPNAVKRKRSDSSEISARVERNRTSPDGAASSKEEEEPAQKKKREKLQYIQSEEFQKLLSAKSRHGVVLQAAEYQLQERYFNALLKKEQMEEKMRGIREMKCRAVSCKKCNYTYFKPADRCVAENHELRWHDATKRFFRCACGQRAIALDRLPHQHCSNCGLFKWQRDGMLKEKTGPKIGGELLQPRGEEHAKFLSSMN is encoded by the exons ATGGACA gCGAGGACGATCTGGATGTCCTGACGGCTCTTCTGGCTGAGAGCGAGGCTGCTGGGGAAGAAGGAGGCGGGCAGCAGGAGGCCGATGACCTGGACGGCCTGTTCGATGAAGACaacgaagaggaggaggagtacaAAGAGGGCagcgaggaggaagaggagctggTGAAAGAGCTCTTTGGAGATGTTGATGATGTGGAAAATGAAGACACAAATGAAGAAGGAGGAGCCTGTGAGAACCTGAACAGGTCAAAGGAGGATTTACAAG GGGAGCTGAGGCGGATGCAGGAGCAGATGCAGAAATTACAGCAGCAACTGGAGGCGAGCCAGAAGGTTTCAGCACCATCATCCTCTGAGAGTCCCAGACCTGTGGACCCCAAAGCTGTGAACCCCAGACCTGTGGACCCCAAAGCTGTGAACCCCAGACCTGTGAACCCCAAAGCAGCAGCGAGCCAACAGCCAGCATCCAGACCGAGCCAGGCCGGTCCAGCTGCCTCACAGAAGACCAAAGCAG CAACGTCTCCATCCAGTCCGGGGGCAGCAGGACGCCTGAAGGAATCCTCAGACTTCTCCTCGCAGCTCACCATCGCAGACTCGTTCAAACGCAAACCGAGAATGGCTCACCACCCGAAGGCTGGAACACCACCAG AGGACAGAGGACCACTGGTGGAGATAAAGATGGGCAGCTCCTTCCAGCCGCTGGAGAGCTCCAGCAGAGCTTCGCCTGCAGCCTCCCACAGCAGAGCTCCAcctgcagctccacctgcccccccacctcctcttccTAAAGACGTGGCTGTGGAGAAATACTCTGGACTGCGGCTCAG GAAGCCGCGGGTGTCCTCCAGCGAACTGGACCGCAAAATGGCCGACCGGCGCCTGATCCGCCTGTCGCAGGTGCCGGAGCGCCTGGCGCGGGAGAAGCTGGAAGACTGCGACTGGGTGACGTTCGCAGTGCTGATCAGCAAAGCCACGCCgcaaagcagcagcagc GGAAAAACCTTCAGCGTCTGGAAGCTGAATGACCTCCACAACATGGAcgtgtttgtgtctctgctgcttTTCGGTGAAGTCCACAAAGAGCATTGGAAGACGGAGCCGGGGACGGTCGTTGGACTCCTGAACCCCAACTCCATGAAGCAGAAGGAAGGATACGATGGG GTGAGTTTGACAGTGGACCACCCGCAgaaggttctggttctgggggAAGCTCAGGACTACGGCACCTGCGCGGCCGCCAAGAGGAACGGAGACCCCTGCTCTCAGATCGTTAACCTG TACGAATGTCAGTTCTGTCAGTATCACGTCAAGGCCCAATACAAGAAGATGAGCTCCAGGAGGGCCGAGCTGCAGTCCTCCTACTCTGGAAAAGCCCCCAACAAGGTGAAGGGGAAGGGGGGCAGCCTGAGGGAGCGGCTGTGTCAGGACGGCTTCTACTACGGCGGCGTGTCCTCGCCGGCCTGCGCCGCCTCACT AACTGCTTCCAAAGCAAACAAACCCGCCCAGACATCTCTGGACAAGCTGTTTGTGAGAGGCTCAGCTCAGCTCGTCCATCAGGCCAAACAGCTGG CGCTGCAGTCGGGGGAAGTTTCCGGTTGTTCTGATGAATTTAAGAGTCTGATGTCGATGCCGACCCCTGGAGTTCTGCAGCTGAAGAAGCACCTCGCACAGGGCAGCCAGTCAG CATCTAAAAACGCTGCTGGGGCTCCTCTGCAGTCCATCTCAGCCTCCGACCTGCTGAAGCAGCAGAAACAGATGCAGCGCCAGCTCCTCCAGACCCGGCGCCAGAGGGCGCTGCAGAACCCGGCTGCTGCCCGACCGGCGCTGCAGAACCCGGCTGCTGCCCGACCGGCGCTGCAGAACCCGGCTGCTGCCCGACCGGCGCTGCAGAACCCGGCTGCTGCCCGACCGGCGCCGGGTCAGCGTGGCCCGATGTCCCCAGCAGCCCCTGAGGTCCCCGTGGCCCCCCACGCTCCGACGCTGGGCCGAGGTTTCTCAGAGGGCGATGACATCCTCCTCTTTGACGGCAGCCCGCCCCCGGCTCCGGCTGCCGGCCTGTCAGCCGCCAAGATGGCCGCCCTGAGGCGGCTGAGGGCCAAGGGGGCGGGGCTTGAGAGGGAGGACCCCAACGCtgtgaagaggaagaggagcgaCAGCAGCGAGATCAGCGCCCGCGTAGAGAGGAACCGGACCTCACCAGACG GTGCTGCGTCCagcaaagaggaggaggaaccgGCCCAGAAAAAGAAACGAGAGAAGCTCCAGTACATCCAGTCCGAGGAGTTCCAGAAGCTGCTCAGCGCCAAATCTCGCCACGGCGTGGTTCTGCAGGCG GCGGAGTATCAGCTGCAGGAGCGCTACTTCAACGCTCTGCTGAAGAAGGAGCAGATGGAGGAGAAGATGAGGGGCATCAGAGAGATGAAGTGCCGCGCCGTCTCCTGTAAAAAG